A window from Bacteroidales bacterium encodes these proteins:
- the truA gene encoding tRNA pseudouridine(38-40) synthase TruA has translation MLAVRYFIRLAFKGTNYHGWQIQANAATIQETINKALSTILREEIHVVGAGRTDTGVHASCFYAHFDVRANIIYERENIIFRLNRFLPDDIAIYDLFPVKEKAHARYDAISRTYQYQITAIKDPFRRESAYYCFWKLNVEKMNQACHFLFDYKDFTSFSKSQTQVKTNFCEIYQAEWTKEKHLLIFTVKANRFLRNMVRAIVGTMLEIGQEKIEPEQIKEIIESKDRSNAGYSVPPNGLFLTNIEYPDDILSEQ, from the coding sequence ATTTTGGCAGTAAGATATTTCATCCGGCTCGCTTTCAAAGGCACGAATTACCATGGTTGGCAAATCCAGGCCAATGCCGCAACCATACAGGAAACAATTAATAAAGCCCTAAGCACCATACTCCGTGAAGAAATCCATGTGGTTGGAGCAGGAAGAACAGACACCGGAGTCCATGCTTCCTGTTTTTATGCCCACTTTGATGTTCGGGCAAACATCATTTACGAACGGGAAAACATCATTTTCCGGCTCAACCGCTTTCTACCCGATGACATTGCCATTTATGATCTCTTCCCGGTGAAAGAAAAGGCGCACGCCAGGTATGATGCTATATCGCGTACTTACCAATATCAAATTACAGCAATCAAGGATCCGTTCAGGAGAGAATCTGCCTATTACTGCTTTTGGAAGCTCAATGTAGAGAAAATGAACCAGGCATGCCATTTCCTCTTTGACTATAAAGACTTCACAAGTTTCAGCAAAAGCCAAACCCAGGTGAAAACAAATTTTTGTGAGATTTATCAAGCAGAATGGACAAAAGAGAAACATTTGCTCATTTTTACCGTAAAAGCAAACAGATTTTTAAGAAATATGGTTAGAGCAATAGTTGGTACCATGCTTGAGATAGGACAGGAAAAAATTGAACCGGAACAAATTAAAGAGATCATTGAGAGCAAAGACCGTTCTAATGCGGGTTATTCGGTTCCTCCCAACGGACTTTTTCTCACAAATATTGAATATCCGGATGATATCCTGTCAGAACAATAA